A window of Anas acuta chromosome 5, bAnaAcu1.1, whole genome shotgun sequence genomic DNA:
TTGCTTGTACACCTTTGCTATCATCTTACACATATTTGAGGTGCAGAGGACCAAAGCCAAGATGCTTAAGGTGGCCTCACTGACACAGGCACAATCCATTAATACCTGAACAAAACAGGTGATGGAAACCAGGCTCAGCTGAGTCCAGATTGCCAGGCAAGTCCATGGCAATGGGGCAAGTGCCAGGTCACACAGGCATGAATGTGCCAGCCAGCCACCAACAATCTTAAATCTGCCCCTGAGCCCAAACAGTCAGACCCCCAGGAAGGGAGAAGTGCTCAGGGCTCTAATGCTATCAAGGCCCATGGAAAACTTTAATGTGCCTATCTGAAACATCAGACTCCAAAATGTCTTGTCTATGTTCGACTTTGAcaagtggaaaggaaaaagagacatCATTTCATTATTGTTTTGCTGATGAGCTAAGAGTTTGAGTAACACAATCACTGTTACATGCAGGGTAACTGTGTTAAAGAATCACTGTTGATAAGTGAAGAACAATGGAGAACTTTTTATTTGGAAGGAATTCTACTTCCACGTCAAACGCTCATGCCAAACTACTTCCCCTTctttgagaagaaataaataaataaaaaagcctcTTTGCGAAGCATTGACCCGTTCCTGCGGTTTATTGCCTAAAGTACAGCTCAGTACTCTGTCTGTGACATCCTCATTTCTGGTGCATCTGGGATTTCAACTTTATTACAACAGGGAACGCAGCATGTTTAGATGTCAATTTTCCTTGAGTGCAGATCTAACGCAGAGCAACTGTGAAGCTCAGTCAGTGGACAGACACTTCCCTTAAATACtttagagaaaaagaggaaggcCATTGACAGCTCTGTTTCTTCTCCTAAAGAACAGAACTCCACAGGGAGAGTTTCCTAAGTGTGTGCTGTTTTGTTAACAAATAAATTAGCCATAGAAACCCCCACGGTCACAGAGTTATTGAAAACTGAAGTAGAAACAATGAGACTTGTGTTCTAGCCCCATCCCTCCTTCAGAAAAAGGAGCAGCTTGCTACAGTATGAGGGTGCTCAGAGTTGCTGGAGGTTCAAAAAGTAGTGAGAGAAGTCTATGGAATAAAATACACTTGcaggtactttaaaaaaaatataggatATTGGATATATCCTATCCATATATGGATAGGGAGTCTGCCCTATCCATGCCTACCTTTGGTCATATCCTAGCTGTGGGCAAAGAACTGTTAATATCAACAGAAAATGGGTAACTTTCCAAGTCTGGAGGTGGTTCAAGAGGTAATGGAAGCAGAACAAAGGATGTTACCAGCAGGTTAGAGCACAAATGAGAGGCTTTTTTCCACAATACCTGCAGATAACATGGTATGTATCCATGATAACAATTAGATTAGATCCTCTTCACCCTATCTGACAACTTTTTCAGGTGCTAGATCACCTTCCTAACATGAACACCATCATAGCATGTGGCTCTGATGCTTTCAATCACACTGCTCTAACATGGCAAATGAGAACTGAATTTAGGCCACTACTACACTGACAAGacatttgtttgctctttttgtttGAACTACTCGAGGACAGTGAACTTAGCTGCACTGCTGGTGTGCCAGAGCAGTTCAGATCAGGTCCACAAAGGCACTTTGGTGCCtgaaaacatacacacaaaaaagaatCATTAGACCCTTAAATGAAATTGTGTACGTGAACACCTCTACAAAGCAGATAGAAAGGTCTAAAATCTGGTAGGCAAAGCAACTGCAGAACACATAAAGCAACCTGAACAGAGATAATATGCATCAGTCTTTCTGAACAGAGtctcagaaaagaagaaataattctaAAAAGATACAGAGACCCATTTCATTCTCAAAATCTAAGTGTTTCCATCACTAATTATTTTGGATAAAAGTTTTATAATTCTCTCACTTTCAgttagatattttatttttttcctgctttactTCAGAACTGAGCAATTCATAAACAGAAGCCTGAAACTCCTCAGcctattttcttcctcattaaAGAGCTCTGTTAGGACATGTACAGAAATTGCTGGATTTTCCTTGTAAGTCCAGACCTGTCACTTCCTTGAAGAATAACTGTAGCACAGGAAAACGTGCAAGTCTTACAACAGCCCTGCAAAGCTTCCATATGAAAAAAGGGCGAATTGTCTGTGTTTTGAGGGGCTATGCGTGTGTTTTAATAGAAAACTTCCCATTTAAAGGACTTGTCTGTTGCTGTGAGATCTGGCAGCATGTTCTTAAAATGTGGATTATGTAATGGAAAAGAGTAATAGAGAAATGGGATCACTTGAGATTGTTATCTGTAGGTTTGTGCCCAGTGCTCCCTACCAAGAAGTACACAGAGCTGGAATTCATACAACggtcttttattattttttttaactgtaacaagtttttttgtttgtttgtttgtttgtttgtttgttttttctcttttcttttcccagtttAGGACTACGAGATTACTTCTGTCATCTTTGCAGTTTCCACTGTTATCAGTCGAACAACTTCCTTGCAATCCCAAGGCCTGCCTTTGCCTGCCCTGGCTGAGGAATGACACCCCTCATACTGCCTTTGAAAGGCGGAGCAGCACCTCCTGCGCTCTGATCTACACAAAAATCACCCAAATACCCCAAAACACCCTCCAGGCCCAGGCCCGCGGCCCTAACCCCGTTGCTAGGGCCGGCCCGCCCCGCCGTCGCTAAGCCGCGCCGTCAAGGGAGGAAGTGTCGCAAAGGCTGACAGGAAACTCGGCCGCGGGTTACGGCAGCGGCGGCCGCGCTTGGCGGCCGCTGGATGAGCGGCGAGTGGGAGCcgcggcgctgaggggagcggcggtgagcggcggcgggcggggggggcctCGGAGGCCGCCCCGGGGCCCTTAAGGGACCGGGGAAGGGCCCCGGAGGAGGCAGGGGGGTGTGGGGTAACGGGAaaaggcggcggcggggcggtgAGGCGGGGCCCGGGCACCGGCTGTGCCTTTGttcgcgcccccccccccccccctcctccccccttcaCCTCACCTCCCCCCTCCCGCCTCAGGCCCGTGAGGCCGCCGCCTGTCGCCCCGTGTCGCCTGACGCCCTCCTCCCCGCGGGGTTTGTGTCGGTCTCTCCCGTAGGATATGGCCGAGGTACCGCCGGGGCCTAGCAGCGTCCTCTCCCCGCAGGGGGACAcgctctcccccttccccggaggaggaggaggagggggggctgcttcctcctcctcctcctcctcttcttcttccacctccgccgctgccgccgcctccGCCTGCGCCGGGGCCCAGGACGAGGAGGccgaagaggaggaggaagaggagggaccCGCGGGCGGACGGGAGcagcagcgaggaggaggaggcagcagcgaCGGCGGCAAGGGGgggccgcagcagcagcagcaccgcctccaccaccaccaccaccaccccccgcACCACAACCACCAGCTCAACGGCCTCATCAGCCCCGAGCTGCGGCACCTGCGGGCCTCCCTCAAGAGCAAGATCCTCGGCTCagaggcaggggcagcccccgAGGGGCAGGAGAACAAGCGAGCCAGCAAAACAATGGGCTccggacagcagcagcagcagcaggcggcATTGCCTCCAGCCACAGCACCGTGCTCGTCCCCCCTTAGcaaccacctccctccccagggaAGGACTGcaccctctcctcctccttctcccccagcagcagcagcaccaggggacAGGAGCCAGCCTGCTGCCACAACTCCGACTGCTGCTAAGACTGCAGCCCGCAATGGACTGGCAGGAGGGACTGGcttggaggaggaagagcaggaggagggggatgaaggaggggaggaggaggagtccCTGCTGCTACTCTCTAGGTCCttagcagcagcctgcagtttGAAAGGCTCGGGAACGGACTCTCAGCCCGAGGAGGACCTAACGATACGATACGTCCGATACGAGTCAGAGCTGCAGATGCCCGATATCATGAGACTGATCACCAAAGATCTGTCTGAACCCTACTCCATTTACACGTATAGGTATTTTATCCACAACTGGCCgcagctttgctttttggtaagtgctggggagggagggcaggaatTGGGAGTGGTTTGGGacaggggtggggagaggatTAAAGGGCTGACATTTGTGGGAATGCTCCTGCTATTCTTTTTAtggctgaggggaaaaaacaagctCTTTTGGAAGTATCTATCCCTGCTGAACCCTTCTTCTCACCTATGCCTGTATAAGTAAAGCCTATGTCTAAAAGTCCTGTAGTCATTAAGACACGTTTTAAGTGGTGGGGAAAGGCTTTGAACACAGGGCTAGGATCCAGGAATTCAAGGCTTCTAATCTTGGTTTTGACATTGACTTTTGTGACCTTTGGTAGCTCATTTTATCATTCTGTCTCAGTTCCTAGGttcctatttaaaaaagaaagtactTAGTCCACGAGTGTCTTATGAGTGCTTCGTAGTTCTTGCACAATGGCTTTAAAACTGCCCTCAGCATGACTGGCATATAAACGTCGACATGTGGGGAGACACTGCTAGAGGTTTTGTAGACTTTTTGAtctatttgcttattttaaaaagatcaaGTACTACTGTATTGCTTCTTGCAAGTGTGATAGCGTGTGCGGCAATTCGGATTTTACTTAGGTTGTCTTGCTGTACTAACAATACATTTATCCCTCCTACTGCACAACCAAAGAGATTGCTTTACTTGTTTCCTAGTCTTTCTAAACGTTTAGAGTACTTCTTATGACTAAACAACAGCCAGACAGTTTTAGAACCCGAGTCTCGGTAGGGAAGCATGCTTTCAGCGCGGTAATTCCTGCACAGGTATATGAAAGTGAGCTTAAATTGGCCTGGGGGGTATTTGTGCACAGTGGGAGCTTAGCTGGGTTTGATTTCCTCGTAGGGAAATTTGTCTGTAGAACAGAACATTTGTGGGAGTGTATGGCACTTCCTCGCTAAGGTAAATGATGAATTCTTCTCCCTTGATCTTTTAATCAGGGTTGGACACCTCTCTGGAAGGGATGGCTTAGCCAGAGCCGAGGCGCCCTTCAATTCAGAGTTTCTCTGTAAAATTTTAATAGGATATGAGTACAGGAGGTGAAGCTAATGGAATCCATCTGGCCTTAAACTTCCTGAATGTTCTTGTTTTAGGGTCCGGTGTAATTTATAGCGGGATTTATATGATTTATGGGAGGGTTTTCAGAAATGTGCCTCTCTCAGACCTGAAGAGGGAATACAGTAGGATTATAGGAAGTTGAGCAAAGCATTCCCAtctggaacaaaataaaaatatgaaaatatttgaaatcagTCTTCAACCCAAAGTCATGTTTGCTATTACACGGTGAGTTAAAAGGATGCTGATCACAGCAGAACTGTAATTTTTCAGGCACTGAGCATACACCTAGCTGTGTGTGACtgattttcactgaaaagaaacGCTTGTGAACTCCAAGTGTTTGTAC
This region includes:
- the NAA30 gene encoding N-alpha-acetyltransferase 30 isoform X1, which codes for MAEVPPGPSSVLSPQGDTLSPFPGGGGGGGAASSSSSSSSSSTSAAAAASACAGAQDEEAEEEEEEEGPAGGREQQRGGGGSSDGGKGGPQQQQHRLHHHHHHPPHHNHQLNGLISPELRHLRASLKSKILGSEAGAAPEGQENKRASKTMGSGQQQQQQAALPPATAPCSSPLSNHLPPQGRTAPSPPPSPPAAAAPGDRSQPAATTPTAAKTAARNGLAGGTGLEEEEQEEGDEGGEEEESLLLLSRSLAAACSLKGSGTDSQPEEDLTIRYVRYESELQMPDIMRLITKDLSEPYSIYTYRYFIHNWPQLCFLAMVGEECVGAIVCKLDMHKKMFRRGYIAMLAVDSKYRRKGIGTNLVKKAIYAMVEGDCDEVVLETEITNKSALKLYENLGFVRDKRLFRYYLNGVDALRLKLWLR
- the NAA30 gene encoding N-alpha-acetyltransferase 30 isoform X4; this translates as MAEVPPGPSSVLSPQGDTLSSSSSSSTSAAAAASACAGAQDEEAEEEEEEEGPAGGREQQRGGGGSSDGGKGGPQQQQHRLHHHHHHPPHHNHQLNGLISPELRHLRASLKSKILGSEAGAAPEGQENKRASKTMGSGQQQQQQAALPPATAPCSSPLSNHLPPQGRTAPSPPPSPPAAAAPGDRSQPAATTPTAAKTAARNGLAGGTGLEEEEQEEGDEGGEEEESLLLLSRSLAAACSLKGSGTDSQPEEDLTIRYVRYESELQMPDIMRLITKDLSEPYSIYTYRYFIHNWPQLCFLAMVGEECVGAIVCKLDMHKKMFRRGYIAMLAVDSKYRRKGIGTNLVKKAIYAMVEGDCDEVVLETEITNKSALKLYENLGFVRDKRLFRYYLNGVDALRLKLWLR
- the NAA30 gene encoding N-alpha-acetyltransferase 30 isoform X5, coding for MAEVPPGPSSVLSPQGDTLSSSSSSTSAAAAASACAGAQDEEAEEEEEEEGPAGGREQQRGGGGSSDGGKGGPQQQQHRLHHHHHHPPHHNHQLNGLISPELRHLRASLKSKILGSEAGAAPEGQENKRASKTMGSGQQQQQQAALPPATAPCSSPLSNHLPPQGRTAPSPPPSPPAAAAPGDRSQPAATTPTAAKTAARNGLAGGTGLEEEEQEEGDEGGEEEESLLLLSRSLAAACSLKGSGTDSQPEEDLTIRYVRYESELQMPDIMRLITKDLSEPYSIYTYRYFIHNWPQLCFLAMVGEECVGAIVCKLDMHKKMFRRGYIAMLAVDSKYRRKGIGTNLVKKAIYAMVEGDCDEVVLETEITNKSALKLYENLGFVRDKRLFRYYLNGVDALRLKLWLR
- the NAA30 gene encoding N-alpha-acetyltransferase 30 isoform X2, whose protein sequence is MAEVPPGPSSVLSPQGDTLSPSSSSSSSTSAAAAASACAGAQDEEAEEEEEEEGPAGGREQQRGGGGSSDGGKGGPQQQQHRLHHHHHHPPHHNHQLNGLISPELRHLRASLKSKILGSEAGAAPEGQENKRASKTMGSGQQQQQQAALPPATAPCSSPLSNHLPPQGRTAPSPPPSPPAAAAPGDRSQPAATTPTAAKTAARNGLAGGTGLEEEEQEEGDEGGEEEESLLLLSRSLAAACSLKGSGTDSQPEEDLTIRYVRYESELQMPDIMRLITKDLSEPYSIYTYRYFIHNWPQLCFLAMVGEECVGAIVCKLDMHKKMFRRGYIAMLAVDSKYRRKGIGTNLVKKAIYAMVEGDCDEVVLETEITNKSALKLYENLGFVRDKRLFRYYLNGVDALRLKLWLR
- the NAA30 gene encoding N-alpha-acetyltransferase 30 isoform X3: MAEVPPGPSSVLSPQGDTLSPSSSSSSTSAAAAASACAGAQDEEAEEEEEEEGPAGGREQQRGGGGSSDGGKGGPQQQQHRLHHHHHHPPHHNHQLNGLISPELRHLRASLKSKILGSEAGAAPEGQENKRASKTMGSGQQQQQQAALPPATAPCSSPLSNHLPPQGRTAPSPPPSPPAAAAPGDRSQPAATTPTAAKTAARNGLAGGTGLEEEEQEEGDEGGEEEESLLLLSRSLAAACSLKGSGTDSQPEEDLTIRYVRYESELQMPDIMRLITKDLSEPYSIYTYRYFIHNWPQLCFLAMVGEECVGAIVCKLDMHKKMFRRGYIAMLAVDSKYRRKGIGTNLVKKAIYAMVEGDCDEVVLETEITNKSALKLYENLGFVRDKRLFRYYLNGVDALRLKLWLR